A DNA window from Desulfatibacillum aliphaticivorans DSM 15576 contains the following coding sequences:
- the hemA gene encoding glutamyl-tRNA reductase — protein sequence MDIVLVGLNHKTAPVDIRECFAFDSLEADAGLKELSRIPELTEAVLISTCNRVEVAAACQDPDEGVSAIKDFFSRTKSMPLENFEQNLFVYKGDEAVQHVFRVASSLDSMVLGEPQILGQMKESYRLATQAKTTGAVLNRLMHRCFMTAKRVRKETGIGDHAVSISYAAVELARKIFGELTDKKVLLIGAGEMAELAVEHLLNHRAAGVFVANRTFERAVSLAQRFRGTPIRLEEVEEHLKIADIIISSTGAPGYVLEKKDVKKVLRARKNRPLFFIDIAVPRDIDPAINNLSNNFVYDIDDLQGVIDRNIDERQKEAVRAERIVDENVIKYRTWLEGLDIVPTIVSLQKKLEAIRQTEMAKTLAHVSGLDENGKEAIDRLTQSIINKVMHDPIQFLKAGGHREKQKKEVLGFTRDIFNLNNSQNGDNFTPDEE from the coding sequence ATGGATATTGTATTAGTAGGCTTAAATCATAAAACAGCCCCGGTTGATATCCGCGAGTGCTTCGCCTTTGACTCTTTGGAAGCCGACGCCGGGTTAAAAGAGCTCAGCCGGATTCCTGAACTCACGGAAGCCGTGTTGATTTCCACCTGCAACCGGGTGGAGGTTGCGGCGGCTTGCCAGGATCCGGACGAAGGCGTTTCGGCTATCAAGGATTTCTTTTCCCGCACCAAAAGCATGCCGTTGGAAAATTTTGAGCAAAACCTGTTTGTGTATAAGGGCGACGAGGCGGTTCAGCATGTTTTCAGGGTGGCCTCCAGCCTGGATTCCATGGTGCTGGGGGAACCCCAGATCCTGGGGCAAATGAAGGAATCGTACAGGCTCGCCACCCAGGCAAAAACAACGGGAGCAGTCCTCAACCGGCTTATGCACCGCTGCTTCATGACCGCCAAACGGGTCAGGAAGGAAACCGGCATTGGGGACCACGCCGTGTCCATCAGTTACGCGGCGGTGGAGCTGGCTCGAAAGATTTTCGGGGAGCTGACGGACAAGAAGGTGCTGCTCATCGGCGCGGGCGAAATGGCGGAGCTGGCCGTGGAGCACTTGTTAAACCATCGCGCAGCGGGCGTTTTTGTAGCCAACCGCACCTTTGAAAGAGCCGTTTCTTTGGCCCAGAGGTTCCGTGGAACGCCGATCCGGCTGGAAGAAGTGGAGGAGCACCTTAAAATTGCGGACATCATCATCAGCTCCACGGGCGCTCCCGGCTACGTGCTTGAAAAAAAGGACGTAAAGAAGGTGCTGCGGGCCAGGAAAAACAGGCCGTTGTTCTTCATCGACATCGCCGTGCCCAGGGACATCGACCCGGCCATCAACAATCTTTCCAATAATTTCGTGTATGACATTGACGACCTGCAAGGCGTGATCGACCGCAATATCGACGAAAGGCAAAAAGAAGCGGTGCGGGCGGAGCGCATTGTGGACGAAAACGTCATCAAATACCGCACCTGGCTGGAGGGGCTGGACATCGTCCCCACCATAGTCAGCCTCCAGAAAAAGCTGGAGGCCATCCGCCAGACCGAAATGGCCAAAACCCTGGCCCATGTTTCCGGCCTGGATGAAAATGGAAAGGAAGCCATCGACCGGTTGACCCAGTCCATTATCAACAAGGTGATGCACGACCCCATACAATTTTTAAAGGCGGGCGGGCATAGGGAAAAGCAAAAAAAGGAAGTCCTTGGCTTTACCCGGGACATATTTAATTTGAACAATTCCCAGAATGGGGACAATTTTACGCCGGACGAGGAGTAA
- a CDS encoding glutamine--tRNA ligase/YqeY domain fusion protein gives MAKPDHTQNASPDDESKEKSLDFIRTIISKDNESGKHGGKVATRFPPEPNGYLHIGHAKSICLNFGIAGEHEKGTCNLRFDDTNPAKEDVEYVDSIMEDVRWMGFGWNELHYASDYFEKLYEFAVELIKAGKAYVCDLSPEEIRAYRGTLKEPGKNSPYRDRTPEENLDLFQRMRAGEFEDGSRVLRAKIDMAAPNLIMRDPTLYRIRRAHHHRTGDKWLIYPMYDFTHCLSDSMEGITHSICTLEFENNRALYDWVLDNVNAPCHPQQIEFARLNLSHTVLSKRKLIQLVEKGLVNGWSDPRMPTISGLRRRGYPPEALRNFCDRIGVAKRDSMVDMALLEFCVREHLNEVAPRVMGVLNPLKVVITNYPEGQSEELDCPLHPTDPSQGSRMLPFSGELYIEREDFMEDPPKKFFRLSPGKEVRLRYAYFITCQEVIKDENGEVVELRCTYDPATKGGDAPDGRKVKATLHWVSAPHACTSEVRLYEHLFTEENPNDVEEGKDFTDYINPDSLKVLKDCKVEPSLADAGPGYQCQFERMGYFCVDSVDPDTGMVTFNRTVTLRDQWAKIQKSQQPQPKKNNKQKKKK, from the coding sequence ATGGCAAAGCCCGACCATACTCAGAATGCAAGCCCGGATGACGAGAGCAAGGAAAAAAGCCTGGACTTCATCCGCACCATCATCTCCAAAGACAATGAATCCGGCAAGCACGGCGGTAAAGTGGCCACCCGTTTTCCGCCGGAGCCCAACGGCTATTTGCACATCGGGCACGCCAAGTCCATCTGCCTGAATTTCGGCATAGCCGGAGAGCACGAAAAAGGCACGTGCAACCTGCGTTTCGACGACACCAACCCAGCCAAGGAAGACGTGGAATACGTTGATTCCATTATGGAAGACGTCCGCTGGATGGGCTTTGGCTGGAACGAACTGCATTATGCTTCGGATTATTTCGAGAAGCTGTACGAGTTTGCCGTGGAGTTGATCAAAGCGGGCAAGGCCTACGTGTGCGATTTGTCTCCCGAGGAAATCCGCGCATACCGCGGAACCCTGAAAGAGCCGGGAAAGAACAGCCCATACAGAGACCGTACGCCCGAGGAAAACCTGGACCTGTTCCAGCGTATGCGGGCCGGGGAGTTCGAGGACGGCTCCCGGGTGCTTAGGGCTAAAATCGACATGGCCGCCCCCAACCTGATTATGCGCGACCCCACCTTGTACCGGATTCGCAGGGCCCATCATCATCGGACGGGGGATAAATGGCTGATTTACCCCATGTACGATTTCACCCATTGCCTGTCCGACTCCATGGAAGGCATCACCCACTCTATTTGCACCCTGGAGTTCGAAAATAACCGGGCATTGTACGACTGGGTCCTGGATAATGTGAACGCCCCCTGCCATCCCCAACAGATCGAGTTTGCAAGGCTCAACCTGAGCCACACGGTCCTTTCCAAACGCAAGCTCATTCAGCTTGTGGAAAAAGGCCTGGTAAACGGCTGGAGCGATCCGCGCATGCCCACCATTTCCGGGCTTCGCAGAAGGGGCTATCCGCCCGAGGCGCTGCGCAATTTCTGCGACCGCATCGGCGTGGCCAAAAGGGATTCCATGGTGGACATGGCCCTGTTGGAGTTCTGCGTCAGGGAGCATTTGAACGAGGTCGCCCCCCGGGTCATGGGCGTGTTGAATCCTTTGAAGGTGGTTATCACCAACTATCCTGAGGGACAATCCGAAGAACTGGACTGTCCGCTGCATCCCACGGACCCGAGCCAGGGAAGCAGGATGCTGCCTTTCTCCGGCGAGTTGTACATCGAGCGGGAAGACTTTATGGAGGATCCGCCCAAGAAGTTCTTCCGCCTCTCTCCCGGCAAGGAAGTGCGCCTGCGGTACGCTTATTTCATCACCTGCCAGGAAGTGATTAAGGACGAGAACGGCGAGGTTGTCGAGCTTCGCTGCACCTACGACCCGGCCACCAAGGGCGGAGACGCCCCGGACGGGCGCAAGGTCAAGGCCACGCTTCACTGGGTTTCGGCCCCGCATGCCTGCACTTCGGAAGTCAGGCTGTACGAGCATCTGTTCACCGAGGAAAACCCCAACGACGTGGAGGAAGGCAAGGATTTCACAGACTACATCAATCCCGACTCCCTGAAGGTTCTCAAGGACTGCAAGGTGGAGCCCAGCCTGGCCGATGCCGGACCCGGCTACCAGTGCCAGTTCGAGAGAATGGGATACTTTTGCGTGGACTCCGTCGATCCCGACACCGGAATGGTTACTTTCAATCGCACCGTCACACTCCGGGACCAATGGGCGAAAATCCAAAAATCCCAGCAGCCCCAGCCTAAAAAAAACAATAAGCAGAAAAAGAAGAAATAA
- a CDS encoding response regulator transcription factor, with amino-acid sequence MNILIAEDDATSRHFLEAILAQWGYETTTAENGAEAWKILQEKKFSLFLLDWMMPEMDGLELCKKIRSLCEGDNYIILLTARKDPKDIVSGLEAGADDYICKPFNRLELQARIKAGRRVLDLQRALAAQVESLQLAMTQIKTLEGILPICMYCHKIRTDKESWQRIEKYLSDHTDVMFSHGLCPECKEKCMIEEGITQEDMEDAHREY; translated from the coding sequence ATGAATATATTGATAGCTGAAGACGACGCCACTTCGCGCCATTTTTTGGAAGCCATCCTGGCCCAATGGGGCTACGAAACGACGACCGCAGAAAACGGCGCTGAAGCTTGGAAAATACTCCAGGAAAAAAAATTTTCCTTGTTCCTCTTGGATTGGATGATGCCTGAAATGGATGGATTGGAGCTGTGCAAAAAAATCCGGTCTTTATGCGAGGGCGACAATTACATTATTTTGCTTACCGCCCGCAAGGATCCCAAGGACATTGTATCCGGCCTGGAAGCGGGCGCCGACGACTACATATGCAAGCCGTTCAACCGATTGGAATTGCAGGCCCGAATCAAGGCCGGCCGCCGGGTTCTGGACCTGCAACGCGCTCTGGCGGCTCAGGTGGAATCCCTTCAATTGGCCATGACGCAAATCAAAACCCTGGAGGGCATCCTGCCAATCTGCATGTATTGCCATAAAATCCGGACGGATAAGGAAAGCTGGCAGCGCATAGAGAAATATCTGTCGGACCATACGGACGTGATGTTCAGCCATGGCCTGTGCCCTGAATGCAAGGAAAAATGCATGATAGAGGAGGGAATAACCCAAGAGGATATGGAAGACGCCCACAGGGAATATTGA
- the cls gene encoding cardiolipin synthase codes for MDLTSSYWAWISVNLLPALGFILAVLVLAHILMTRRSPPSTLAWLMAIIFVPVIGVTLYLLFGGRKTRHMIESKPLLPDPEQTIDSDELAAGAYIQHKRHGVFRPYAKNSTVLLSDGVHAFHETIRLIEEAQESVYLATFIMGKDRTGSWLIEALAAKASQGVRVRLLMDALGSMKINRRFTRHLTAAGGKVDFFMPMMRLPFRGRANLRNHRKILTVDGRSAIVGGMNLAHEYMGPKMAPGRWLDMAMMVEGPSVANLETVFRSDWKFVSGETLPESVIPPWENNDKRQATLQVIASGPDVKGDSLRDALLTWIFKAEMRAWIVTPYFVPDELLVQALSIAARRGVDVRIIIPRRSNHLMADLARAAYLTYLQEAGVSVMLYQPGMLHAKAIIVDDTVAVVGSANMDMRSLLLNYEVALAIYTPAVIREVDAWMGWLLSHCLPRQTKASPFKELAYGLGRIFAPLL; via the coding sequence ATGGACCTTACCTCCTCTTATTGGGCATGGATATCCGTCAACCTCCTGCCGGCCCTTGGCTTTATTTTGGCGGTGCTCGTTTTGGCCCACATCCTTATGACCCGCCGATCTCCGCCAAGCACCCTGGCCTGGTTGATGGCCATTATCTTTGTGCCGGTGATTGGGGTTACGTTATACCTCCTTTTCGGAGGCCGTAAAACCCGCCACATGATAGAGAGCAAGCCTCTTTTGCCCGACCCGGAGCAAACCATAGACTCGGACGAACTGGCAGCAGGCGCTTACATTCAGCATAAACGCCATGGCGTGTTCAGGCCTTACGCCAAAAACTCCACGGTTTTGCTGTCCGACGGGGTGCACGCCTTTCACGAAACCATTCGCCTTATAGAAGAGGCTCAGGAGTCAGTATACCTCGCCACCTTCATTATGGGCAAGGATAGGACCGGCAGTTGGCTTATTGAAGCCCTGGCCGCCAAGGCTTCCCAGGGAGTCCGCGTGCGCTTGCTCATGGACGCTTTGGGCTCCATGAAGATCAATCGCCGCTTTACGCGCCACTTAACGGCCGCCGGAGGCAAAGTCGATTTTTTTATGCCCATGATGAGGCTGCCTTTCCGGGGTCGGGCCAACTTGCGGAATCACAGAAAAATCCTGACCGTGGACGGCAGGTCGGCCATTGTGGGCGGCATGAACCTGGCCCATGAATACATGGGGCCTAAAATGGCGCCCGGACGTTGGCTGGATATGGCCATGATGGTGGAAGGTCCTAGCGTGGCCAATCTTGAGACGGTTTTCCGCTCGGACTGGAAATTCGTCTCCGGCGAAACCCTGCCTGAGTCGGTAATTCCTCCCTGGGAAAACAACGACAAGCGCCAGGCTACGCTGCAGGTCATTGCCAGCGGCCCGGACGTCAAGGGGGATTCCCTCAGGGACGCGCTGTTAACCTGGATTTTCAAGGCCGAGATGCGTGCCTGGATCGTCACCCCTTATTTCGTCCCGGACGAACTTTTGGTGCAGGCCTTAAGCATTGCAGCCCGGCGCGGCGTGGATGTGAGGATTATCATCCCCAGGCGCTCGAACCATTTGATGGCCGATCTCGCCAGGGCGGCCTACCTGACCTATTTACAGGAGGCGGGCGTCTCGGTCATGCTGTATCAGCCGGGGATGCTTCACGCAAAGGCCATCATTGTGGATGACACCGTGGCCGTGGTGGGCTCCGCCAACATGGATATGCGCAGTCTGTTATTGAATTATGAGGTGGCTTTGGCTATCTATACCCCGGCGGTCATCCGTGAGGTGGACGCCTGGATGGGATGGCTGTTGAGCCACTGTTTGCCCAGGCAAACCAAGGCAAGTCCGTTCAAGGAACTGGCGTACGGCCTGGGTAGAATTTTTGCTCCGTTGTTGTGA
- the fabD gene encoding ACP S-malonyltransferase has product MNNTVFMFPGQGSQFVGMGQDFHDEFVFVRELFDMVEELCKRHIRRLCFNGPMEDLTETVNLQPAITAVNLACMEAIVREGVKPSLTAGHSLGEYSALKCAGAISAEDCFKLVFKRGELMHREACANKGTMAAVMGLEIKAVSAIVEQAQSAGIVSVANHNTQNQIVITGSPEGVRQACALAKEQKARAIPLKVSGAWHSALMQGAKEEFAAYLDEFAFNKPECPVVMNVTGKPCADAAELKDIMAVQLTSPVKWCDSLLGMQASGTEVFVEIGPKNVLTGMVKKVLDDKERPCVVHNVQDLKSLEAFLKAVA; this is encoded by the coding sequence GTGAATAACACGGTTTTCATGTTTCCCGGCCAGGGCTCCCAGTTTGTGGGCATGGGGCAGGATTTTCACGACGAATTCGTTTTCGTCCGCGAACTTTTCGATATGGTGGAGGAGTTGTGCAAGCGCCATATCCGGCGCCTGTGCTTTAACGGCCCCATGGAAGACCTGACGGAAACCGTCAACCTTCAGCCGGCCATTACGGCCGTTAACCTGGCCTGTATGGAAGCTATAGTCAGGGAGGGCGTCAAACCCTCGTTGACGGCCGGTCACAGCCTTGGGGAGTACAGCGCTCTTAAATGCGCGGGGGCCATTTCCGCCGAGGATTGCTTTAAGCTGGTCTTTAAACGGGGCGAGTTGATGCATCGGGAGGCCTGCGCCAATAAAGGAACCATGGCGGCTGTCATGGGGCTGGAAATCAAGGCGGTGTCAGCCATTGTGGAGCAGGCGCAAAGCGCCGGGATCGTTTCCGTAGCCAACCACAACACCCAAAACCAGATCGTCATCACCGGCTCGCCAGAAGGGGTCAGGCAGGCCTGCGCTTTGGCCAAGGAGCAAAAAGCCCGGGCCATTCCCCTGAAAGTGAGCGGCGCCTGGCACAGCGCATTGATGCAAGGCGCCAAAGAGGAATTCGCCGCCTACCTGGACGAGTTCGCCTTTAACAAACCCGAATGCCCGGTGGTGATGAACGTAACCGGCAAGCCCTGCGCCGACGCCGCCGAGCTCAAGGATATTATGGCGGTCCAGTTGACCAGCCCTGTCAAGTGGTGCGACTCCCTGCTTGGCATGCAGGCGTCCGGGACGGAAGTCTTTGTGGAAATCGGCCCCAAAAATGTACTTACGGGCATGGTTAAAAAAGTCCTGGACGACAAGGAAAGGCCTTGCGTCGTCCATAATGTGCAGGACTTGAAAAGCCTGGAGGCATTTTTGAAAGCCGTCGCCTAA